TCCCGCGGCGAGCTCCCGGAGCGGGCCGACCGACGCCCCGGCCCCGGCGGCCACCGCGTGGCGCAGCACCGCGGAGGTGAGCGCGGTCGCGAGGTAGGGGCCGGGCAGCGAGGCGTACGCGGCCTCCTCCAGGACGACGGCGAGGTCGAGGAGCCCCCCGCCGCCGCCTCCGTACGCCTCGGGCAGATGGATGCCGGTGAGCCCCTGCGCGGCGAGCCCCTCCCAGTGGGCCGGGCGCGCGCCGGGGGCGGCGGGGCTCCCCGCGTCGAGGATCCTGCGCACCTCGCCGGGTGGTGCGGCGCGGCCCAGCCAGCCCCGCACGGAGTGCGCCAGGGCGCGGTGCTCCTCGGTGATCCCGATGCCGGTACCGGTGCGGGTGCCTGTGCCTGTGCCTGTGCCGATGCCCATGCGGGTCCTCGCCGGTCGGGGCCACTGGAACGGCGCAAGAGTAGAACACGTTTCAATCTGATGGAAGGTCAGGAGACCGTCGGATCCGGGCCGGAATAGGACGCCGCCGGGAAGTGTTCACCATGCACACACTTGGGGGGAGCCCGGGTGATCGACGCTGCCCGGAGGCCCCACGTATGCGACGGACGAAACAGATACGGCGCACCGGGGAACCGTCCGGGCCGCGCCGGGCACGCTCCGGACCCATCGTGCCCGTCCTCGCCTTCGCCGGCATCACCGTCGCGGTCATGCAGACCCTGCTCGTCCCGGTCATCAAGGACCTGCCGGTCCTGCTGGACACCACCCCGGCCGACGCCACCTGGGTGATGACCGCCACCCTGCTCGCGGGCGCCGTGTCGACGCCGATCATGGGGCGGCTCGGCGACCTGTACGGCAAGCGCAGGATGCTGCTCGCCTCCCTCGCCGTCATGGTGGTCGGCTCGCTGATCTGCGCCTCCACCGACGAGCTGGTCGTGATGATCACCGGCCGCGCGCTCCAGGGCTTCGCCATGGGTGCCATCCCGCTCGGCATCGGCATCATGCGCGACGAGCTGCCCCGCGAGAGGCTCGGCTCGGCGATGGCCCTGATGAGCTCGTCGATCGGGGTGGGCGGAGGGCTCGCGCTGCCCGCCGCCGCACTGGTCGCCCAGCACGCCGACTGGCACGCGCTGTTCCTCGGCTCGGCCGGGCTCGGGCTGCTCGCGATGGCGCTCACGTACGCGCTCGTCCCCGAGCCGCCGCTGCGCGCGCCCGGCACCTTCGACGCGGTCGGCGCCCTCGGGCTCTCGCTCGGCCTGGTCCTTCTCCTGCTGCCGGTCACCAAGGGCAGCGACTGGGGCTGGACCTCGGCCCCGACCCTCGGGCTGCTCGCCGCGTCCGTCGCCACACTGGTGCTGTGGGGCCTGTTCGAACTGCGCACCCCGGCGCCGCTCGTCGATCTGCGCACCACCGCCCGCCGCGAGGTGCTCCTCACCAACCTCGCCTCGATCATGGTCGGCGTCGCCTTCTACGCGGTCTCCCTGGTCCTGCCGCAACTGCTCCAGCTGCCCACGTCCACCGGCTACGGCCTCGGCCAGTCGATGGTGGTCGCCGGGCTCTGCGTGGCCCCGCTCGGCGTGACGATGATGTTCGTCGCCCCGCTGTACGCCCGGATCTCGGCCCGCCGCGGCCCCAAGGCCACGCTGATGCTCGGCCTGCTGGTCATCGCGATCGGTTACGGGGCCGGGCTCGGGCTGCTCGGCGCAGCCTGGCAGACCGTGCTGATCGCGGTGGTCCTCGGCGCCGGGATCGGCCTCGCCTACTCCTCGCTGCCCGCCCTGATCATCGGGGCCGTCGACCCGTCGGAGACCGGTGCGGCCAACGGCCTCAACACCCTGATGCGGTCCATCGGCACCTCGGTGTCGAGCGCCGTCATCGGCATGGTGCTGGCCAACACCTCCGTGACGACGGGCTCGGTCCAGGTGCCGTCCATGGAGGGCTTCCGGATCTCGTTCCTGATCGCCATGGGGGCGGTGCTGATCGGTCTGGCGCTGGCGGCGTTCCTGCCCTCGCAACGGCCCGCCGCGCACCCGGTGCTCCTGGCGAGCAGCGCGGGCGACGCGCGGGCCGCGCAGACCGCGCGAGCCGCCCGCGCCGGGGCCGAGCGCGGTCAGCGCACCGGAGTGTCGAACAGCGGCACCGTCGTGAGCAGCCGGGACACCTCGGACCCCGGCAGGAGCTCCTGAGGCTCGGCCGCACGGGTGAACAGCCGGGCGGGGCGGGCGCCCTGGACGTGGGCCCGCTCCCCGTCGACACGGAGCCAGGAGCCCTCGCGCAGCCCGAGCACGGGCACGTCGTTCTCCTCCAGGAACTCGGTGAGCCGCTCCTCGCGGGTCTCGCCCTTGTGGGTGCTGTCCGGGTCCGGGTCCAGATAGTGCGGGTTGATCTGGAACGGGACCAGGCCCAGCGTCTCGAAGGACGGCGGCTGCACGATGGGCATGTCGTTGGAGGTGCGCAGGGTCGGGGCGGCCATGTTGGTGCCGGCGCTCGCGCCCATGTAGGGCAGCCCGCCCCGCGCCGCGTCGCGCACGGCCTCGCGCAGGCCGGTGCGGTAGAGGGCGGCGAGCAGCCGGAAGGAGTTGCCGCCGCCGATGAACACGGCGTCGGACGCGGCGAGCTCGGCGACCGGGTCGGTGTTCTCATGGACGCCGCGCACGGTGATGCCGGACGGTTCCAGGGCCTCGCGGACCCGGGCGGTGTACGCGTCGTGATCGGCGAGCGCGTACGGGACGAAGGCGAGCCGCGCGTTCGCGGGGAGGAACGCGGTGACGGTGTCCAGGGCGTGTTCCAGGTAACCGCAGCCGTACTGGGTGGAGTTGGAGAGCAGAAGCAGATTCACGGGGTTCCTCGGTCACATCGGGCGGATCGGGTACGTCGGGTACGTCGGGCGGATCGGGCCGGCCGGGCGGATCGGGCGGATCGCGTCGGCCGGGCGGATCGCGTCGGCCGGGCGGATCGCGTCGGCCGGGCGGATCGGGTCGGTCAGGTGGTGCGGGGCCGCCGGGCCCGGGGCTTCGGCCGTTGCGGCGGGTGGGTGAGGCGCTGCTCCAGGAGCTGGGCCGCGTGGCGCAGCGCGTCGAGCCGGTCCTCGGGCGCTCCCTGGAACCGGCTCTCTCCGCCACCGAGACTGAGGCTTCCGTACGGCTCGCGCCCCAGGAACACCGGTACGGCGACGGTGGCGATCCCGGTGTCGTACTCACCGACCGTCCAGGCGTAGCCCTGGGCCCTGATCTGGATGAACTCCCGCTCCAGCAGGTCCGGTTCGGTGACGGTGCGGTCCGTGAAGCGGGCCATGGGGCGGCCCCGGAAGAGCCGGTGGCGCTGCTCGTCGGGCAGATAGGCGTAGTACGACTTGCTGGTCGCGCCCGCGTGCGCCGGGTAGAGCTCGCCGACCAGCGGGTAGTAGCGCAGCGGCCCGGTCTCACCCTCCTCGGCGGCCACGCACCGCATGTGGAAGCTGTCCGGAAGGCAGAACAGGACGGTGTCGCCGGTGGTCCGGCGCAGCTCCTCCAGGACCGGACCGGCCAGCAGCTCCAGCGAGCCCGAGCGCTCCCAGAGCCGGCCGAGCCGCAGGACGGCGGGGCCGATGCGGTAGCGGCGGGTGGCCGGGTCGGAGACCAGGAAGCCCCGGCCGGCCAGGGTGGCGAGCAGCCGCTGGGCGACGGAGGTGTCCCAGCCGAACTCCTCGGCGACCTCGGTGACGCCCCAGTCGGGCCGGGTGCGCTCGAAGGCGAGCAGCACCAGGAGCGCCCGGTCGACGGTTTGCAGCGCCCCGGCGGGCGTACGCCGGTCCAGTTCGGCTTCGGCCATCGTCATCTCACCATTCAGACCAGAATTGCAAATAACGGGAAACAGTTGCGCCCAACGCTATCCGATCCCGAATGTTGCCTCAGCACCCCGCCCCGCGCTCTCCCCCGACGAGCGCCGGGCGGGTGTCAGGATCAGGAGAAACGCCCCCATGTTGAAGTACGTACTGGACATCGTCGAGCTGCTGGACGATCCCCAGGTCACTGGCAAGACGGTCGTCGGGTACCTCGACGACGCAGCGGGGGCCGAAGGCTCGTCCGCGCAGGTCACCACCGTCATGGGTGACCAGGGCTCGACGGACTTCGTGCTCGTCCGCATCCCCGGCTCCCGCGGCCGGACGGCGGGCGGCAGCGCCCGCACCCTCGGCGTGGTCGGCCGGCTCGGCGGCATCGGCGCCCGGCCCGAGGTGACCGGTCTGGTCTCCGACGCCGACGGCGCGGCCGCGGCCATCGCCACGGCGGCCAAGCTGCTCGACATGCGCCGTCGCGGCGATGTGCTGCCCGGTGACGTGATCGTCGCCACGCACATCTGCCCGAACGCGCCGACCGAGCCGCACGACCCGGTGCCGTTCATGGGCTCGCCCGTGGACATCGCCACGATGAACCGGCACGAGGTGACCGCCGACATGGAGGCCGTGCTCTCCATCGACACCACCAAGGGCAACCGGATCATCAACCACAAGGGCCTGGCCCTGTCGCCCACCGTCAAGGAGGGCTGGGTGCTCCGGGTCAGCGAGCAGCTCGGCGAGCTGCTGGCCGTGGTGACCGGTGAGCCGTTGGTCACATACCCGGTGACCACCCAGGACATCACGCCGTACGGTAACGGTGCACACCACATCAATTCGATCCTCCAGCCCGCCACCGCGACCGCCGCCCCGGTCGTCGGTCTCGCGGTCACCTCGGCCGCCGCGGTACCGGGCTGCCAGACGGGCGCGAGTCACGAGAGCGACATCGCGTCCGCCGCCCGCTACGCCGTGGAAGTCGCCAAGGGCTTCGGCGCCGGGAACCTGGACTTCCACGACGCCGTGGAGTTCGACAACCTCGTCAACCGCTACGGGTCGCTGGCTCACCTCCAGACCCTCGGCCGCACCACCCAGGAGTCCTGATGGCATCCGCCCCCCAGGCCGGCGCCACGGCCCCCGAAGCCAAGAGCATCGGCAGCGACGACTACTCGCTCTCGCGGGTCCCGCGCGACAAGCGCTTCGGCTTCTGGTCCATGCTCCTGCAGTGGCTGGCCCAGTCCGGCTCGATCTCCCAGTTCACGCTGGGCGCCACCATCGGCGTCGGCATGACCTTCGGGGACGCCTTCCTCGCCTTCACGCTCGGCGCGGTGATCCTGGAGATCGTGATCTTCGCGATCGGCCTGGCCGGTATGCGCGAGGGTCTCGCGACCCCGATGCTCACCCGCTGGACGGGCTTCGGCCGCAACGGTTCGGCCCTGGTCAGCTTCGTCATCGCGGTCAGCCTGGTCGGCTGGTTCGGCGTCCAGAACACGATCTTCGGCAACAGCGTCTCGGCGCTGGTCGGCGGACCGTCCTGGATGTGGTGCGTGATCGCGGGCGTCGCCATCACGGGCCTCGTGATCTTCGGCTTCAAGTACATGGCCCTGTTCGCCAAGATCGTGACGCCGCTGTTCTTCGGCATGGTCGCCTGGTCGATCATCACGACCCTCAACGACCACTCGATCAGTGAG
The nucleotide sequence above comes from Streptomyces sp. NBC_01116. Encoded proteins:
- a CDS encoding MFS transporter, giving the protein MRRTKQIRRTGEPSGPRRARSGPIVPVLAFAGITVAVMQTLLVPVIKDLPVLLDTTPADATWVMTATLLAGAVSTPIMGRLGDLYGKRRMLLASLAVMVVGSLICASTDELVVMITGRALQGFAMGAIPLGIGIMRDELPRERLGSAMALMSSSIGVGGGLALPAAALVAQHADWHALFLGSAGLGLLAMALTYALVPEPPLRAPGTFDAVGALGLSLGLVLLLLPVTKGSDWGWTSAPTLGLLAASVATLVLWGLFELRTPAPLVDLRTTARREVLLTNLASIMVGVAFYAVSLVLPQLLQLPTSTGYGLGQSMVVAGLCVAPLGVTMMFVAPLYARISARRGPKATLMLGLLVIAIGYGAGLGLLGAAWQTVLIAVVLGAGIGLAYSSLPALIIGAVDPSETGAANGLNTLMRSIGTSVSSAVIGMVLANTSVTTGSVQVPSMEGFRISFLIAMGAVLIGLALAAFLPSQRPAAHPVLLASSAGDARAAQTARAARAGAERGQRTGVSNSGTVVSSRDTSDPGRSS
- the pepE gene encoding dipeptidase PepE; translated protein: MNLLLLSNSTQYGCGYLEHALDTVTAFLPANARLAFVPYALADHDAYTARVREALEPSGITVRGVHENTDPVAELAASDAVFIGGGNSFRLLAALYRTGLREAVRDAARGGLPYMGASAGTNMAAPTLRTSNDMPIVQPPSFETLGLVPFQINPHYLDPDPDSTHKGETREERLTEFLEENDVPVLGLREGSWLRVDGERAHVQGARPARLFTRAAEPQELLPGSEVSRLLTTVPLFDTPVR
- a CDS encoding IclR family transcriptional regulator, whose product is MAEAELDRRTPAGALQTVDRALLVLLAFERTRPDWGVTEVAEEFGWDTSVAQRLLATLAGRGFLVSDPATRRYRIGPAVLRLGRLWERSGSLELLAGPVLEELRRTTGDTVLFCLPDSFHMRCVAAEEGETGPLRYYPLVGELYPAHAGATSKSYYAYLPDEQRHRLFRGRPMARFTDRTVTEPDLLEREFIQIRAQGYAWTVGEYDTGIATVAVPVFLGREPYGSLSLGGGESRFQGAPEDRLDALRHAAQLLEQRLTHPPQRPKPRARRPRTT
- a CDS encoding DUF1177 domain-containing protein; the encoded protein is MLKYVLDIVELLDDPQVTGKTVVGYLDDAAGAEGSSAQVTTVMGDQGSTDFVLVRIPGSRGRTAGGSARTLGVVGRLGGIGARPEVTGLVSDADGAAAAIATAAKLLDMRRRGDVLPGDVIVATHICPNAPTEPHDPVPFMGSPVDIATMNRHEVTADMEAVLSIDTTKGNRIINHKGLALSPTVKEGWVLRVSEQLGELLAVVTGEPLVTYPVTTQDITPYGNGAHHINSILQPATATAAPVVGLAVTSAAAVPGCQTGASHESDIASAARYAVEVAKGFGAGNLDFHDAVEFDNLVNRYGSLAHLQTLGRTTQES